The Leptospirillum ferriphilum genome has a segment encoding these proteins:
- a CDS encoding heavy-metal-associated domain-containing protein: MKLKTLALTALVLLGASLSGPAPAISAPEKLTLRLGGQYCSFYLDDVTKALMGVPGVRHVSYNKTQDQVTVQGNGDKLKESAVIRAINGVKGSSWYCEAHRMN, from the coding sequence ATGAAGTTAAAAACTCTGGCTCTCACAGCCCTCGTGCTCCTGGGCGCATCCCTTTCCGGTCCGGCTCCAGCCATCAGTGCCCCGGAAAAATTGACCCTGCGCCTCGGAGGACAGTATTGCAGTTTCTATCTGGACGACGTCACGAAAGCCCTGATGGGTGTACCGGGAGTGCGGCATGTCTCCTACAACAAAACCCAGGATCAGGTGACGGTTCAGGGCAATGGGGACAAACTCAAGGAATCCGCGGTGATCCGGGCCATCAATGGCGTCAAGGGATCTTCCTGGTATTGTGAAGCCCATCGGATGAACTAG
- a CDS encoding arsenic transporter — MLAAVVFVLTLLLVILQPRGLGIGWSALIGAAVDLALGVVHWKDVPVVWSIIWDATFTFVALIILSLLLDEAGFFHWAALHMGRLGRGRPLRLFLLVVLLGMGVSAIFANDGAALILTPIVLAMLLSLGLTPSGALAFVIATGFVADTTSLPFIISNLVNIVSADFFHISFIRYSRVMIPVDILSGLATLGVLWLYYRHHLPESYDLSLLESPRHAIRDPVVFRWGFALLFLLLVAYFVSAPLGIPVSLVTSSAALLLLLIAARAYNGGKGRLIPLLPVLKGAPWQIVLFSMGMYLVVYGLKNANLTAFLSTLLRHLASHGLWVATIGTGFLSALLSSVMNNLPSVLLGALSIQGIGPFPDGIRESMIYANVIGCDLGPKFTPIGSLATLLWLHVLEKKGEHIGWGLYMRVGIVLTVPVLLATLAGLAAWIGFLGHTHP; from the coding sequence ATGCTGGCCGCCGTCGTTTTTGTCCTCACACTCCTGCTGGTCATTCTGCAACCACGGGGCCTCGGAATTGGCTGGAGTGCTCTGATCGGGGCCGCCGTCGATCTCGCTTTGGGCGTTGTGCACTGGAAGGACGTCCCGGTTGTCTGGAGCATTATCTGGGACGCCACATTCACATTCGTGGCCCTCATTATCCTTTCATTACTCCTGGACGAAGCAGGTTTTTTTCACTGGGCGGCACTCCACATGGGGCGTCTGGGCCGGGGGCGTCCTTTGCGCCTGTTTCTTCTCGTTGTTCTCCTCGGAATGGGGGTCTCGGCCATCTTCGCAAATGATGGTGCGGCATTGATCCTGACTCCGATCGTCCTGGCCATGCTCCTCTCCCTGGGATTGACTCCGTCCGGAGCCCTGGCATTTGTCATCGCCACCGGTTTTGTGGCCGATACAACATCTCTTCCTTTCATTATTTCAAACCTTGTGAACATCGTTTCCGCAGACTTTTTTCACATTTCCTTCATCCGCTATTCCCGGGTGATGATACCGGTAGACATTCTCTCGGGACTCGCAACCCTTGGCGTTCTCTGGCTCTATTACCGCCATCACCTTCCGGAATCCTATGATTTGTCCCTTCTGGAATCCCCCAGGCATGCCATCCGGGACCCGGTTGTCTTCCGCTGGGGATTTGCCCTCCTCTTCCTCCTCCTGGTTGCCTATTTTGTGAGCGCACCTCTTGGAATCCCGGTGTCTCTTGTCACGTCTTCCGCGGCCCTCCTCCTTCTTCTGATCGCGGCACGCGCCTACAACGGGGGAAAAGGACGGCTCATTCCTCTTCTTCCCGTACTGAAGGGGGCTCCCTGGCAAATCGTCCTCTTCAGCATGGGGATGTACCTGGTCGTCTATGGCCTGAAAAACGCGAACCTGACGGCTTTTCTTTCGACTCTTCTCAGGCACCTTGCCTCCCATGGCCTCTGGGTCGCGACCATCGGCACCGGATTCCTGTCGGCTCTTCTGTCCTCCGTCATGAACAACCTCCCCTCGGTCTTGCTCGGGGCCTTGTCTATCCAGGGAATCGGCCCCTTTCCGGACGGCATTCGCGAATCCATGATCTATGCGAATGTCATCGGCTGTGACCTGGGACCAAAGTTCACCCCCATCGGAAGCCTGGCCACTCTCCTCTGGCTGCACGTTCTGGAGAAGAAAGGAGAACATATCGGCTGGGGCCTCTATATGCGCGTGGGAATTGTTTTAACCGTTCCGGTCCTTCTTGCGACCCTTGCCGGTCTGGCCGCCTGGATCGGCTTTCTAGGCCACACTCACCCCTGA
- a CDS encoding metalloregulator ArsR/SmtB family transcription factor, whose amino-acid sequence MNLKSQNPQFDTDFFSALNHTLRRQALLSLLERGPLCVCHLTERLGASQPTISRQMAILREKGLVGSFRKGQWIYYDLARELPGWARAILDTLRETRPDIQNQSLHFAQNLCPGQDPPHLLFLCTQNACRSQIAFGWARALGGARVEVRSAGTHPHPEGVNPLAVSVMHARGIDLSGQSSTPVDASLLQWANLVVTVCGEADESCPVLPPGVQKEHWPIPDPDRIHGSSREIFLAFARTCDDIETRVRDLLKRLGIEILDTTLPSPATN is encoded by the coding sequence ATGAATCTCAAGAGCCAGAATCCCCAATTTGACACCGATTTTTTTTCCGCACTCAATCATACGCTTCGTCGACAGGCACTTCTCTCTCTTCTTGAACGGGGTCCTCTCTGTGTCTGCCACCTGACGGAAAGACTGGGAGCCTCCCAGCCGACCATCTCCCGGCAAATGGCGATTCTTCGAGAAAAAGGCCTCGTCGGATCTTTCCGGAAAGGCCAGTGGATCTATTACGATCTCGCCAGGGAGCTTCCCGGCTGGGCCAGGGCAATATTGGACACATTGCGGGAGACGAGGCCGGACATTCAGAACCAGTCCTTGCATTTCGCACAAAATCTTTGTCCCGGACAGGACCCGCCCCATTTGCTCTTTCTGTGCACGCAAAATGCCTGTCGTTCCCAGATCGCCTTCGGATGGGCGAGAGCTCTTGGCGGAGCAAGGGTGGAAGTCCGGTCCGCAGGAACACACCCTCATCCGGAAGGAGTGAACCCGCTGGCCGTTTCCGTCATGCACGCCAGAGGGATTGATCTCTCCGGTCAATCTTCGACTCCTGTTGACGCCTCTCTTCTCCAGTGGGCCAATCTCGTCGTGACAGTATGCGGAGAAGCCGATGAATCCTGTCCGGTTCTTCCGCCCGGCGTCCAGAAAGAACATTGGCCGATCCCTGATCCAGACAGGATTCATGGGTCTTCGCGGGAGATCTTTCTGGCGTTTGCCCGGACCTGTGACGACATTGAAACCCGCGTCCGGGACCTCCTCAAACGCCTCGGGATAGAAATACTGGACACGACTCTCCCCTCTCCGGCGACAAACTGA